One window from the genome of Pungitius pungitius chromosome 14, fPunPun2.1, whole genome shotgun sequence encodes:
- the LOC119227853 gene encoding cytochrome c oxidase assembly factor 8: MAATAAAGLLARGAFGAFTLRAPRSLTALKTRQCSSELATERDEKTKRSPFRPAPSTTHDWIGPPNPLSNIRPIVYHVPENESELERRLRHLRQETEDWNHDFWTKQNISFSQEKEEFIFSQLNRKGLTMRDEEGRRRSLSSEEMAVFYKRFLDTNRIRHGDYNREWYRRNFTITLLMARVALKQMWTTVIERYNRPPSSS, from the exons ATGGCGGCCACGGCGGCAGCGGGCCTCCTGGCGCGGGGGGCGTTCGGTGCGTTCACCCTCCGGGCTCCACGCAGCCTGACGGCACTGAAAACGCGGCAGTGCAGCTCCGAACTGGCAACCGAGCGGGATGAAAAAACCAAG AGATCTCCATTCAGACCAGCACCCAGCACCACACACGACTGGATCGGACCACCGAACCCTCTCTCCAACATCCGGCCCATCGTTTACCACGTTCCCGAGAACGAGTCGGAGCTGGAGAGACGCCTGAGACACCTGAGGCAGGAGACCGAGGACTGGAACCACGACTTCTGGACCAAGCAGAACATCAGCTTCAGCCAG GAAAAAGAAGAGTTTATCTTTTCACAACTGAACAGAAAAGGCTTGACAATGCGTGACGAGGAAG gacgccGGCGGTCCCTGAGCAGTGAGGAAATGGCCGTGTTTTACAAACGCTTCCTGGATACAAACCGAATACGACACGGAGATTATAACCG GGAATGGTACCGACGTAACTTCACCATCACCTTGCTCATGGCCCGCGTGGCCCTGAAGCAGATGTGGACAACAGTTATTGAAAGATACAACAGACCTCCTTCCAGCTCATAA